The Catellatospora citrea DNA segment ACGAGAAGGGCACCGACTTCGCCGGCCTGTGGGGCGGCTCGACCCTGGAGCAGTGGCGCGGCAAGGGCATCTACAAGGCCCTGGTGGCGCACCGCGCGATCCGGGCCGTGGCACGCGGCTTCACCTACCTGCAGGTGGACGCCTCCGCCGACAGCCGCCCCATCCTCGAGCGCCTAGGCATGATCGCAGTAACCACCACCACCCCGTACATCTGGCGCCCCTGACCCTCTTGCGCGTTGATCATGAACTTATGGCACGGCTCGGCGGTGAGTCGTGGCCATAGGTTCATGATCAACTAATGGGTGGGTGCCAGAGGTCGCGGATCGTGTCGCGGACGCAGTCGTCGCGTAGGCGGCCACAGGTGCACAGGTGTTCGTCGGGCTCGGGTTGCCGGTGGTGTTCCGCCTCGGGCGGGAGGCCCGCTTCAGTCGTGGGGCGGCCCGGCAGGGGTGCGGTTTGCGTGGTCATGTCATGACACCTCCTGCTAGGCGTGACTCTACGCGGCGGGCGCCATGACGGGGTGACCTCTGTCACTATTGGCGGGCGTCCTGGTGGGTAGACGAGCGGGGGCCATAAATTACTCGTCAGTAACCTGCTTCGCGAATGGCTCGTCCTGGCGATCCGCCTGAAACGGCGGGTCGCCGAGGACTCCCCACTCGCGCCGGGCCGGCAAAAGTGGCAACGTCCACAGCCGGTCTAGCTTGACCCGTGACGTGTCAGGAGACAGGCTCGCGGCGAGGGCATGAACGTCCGTTCAACTCAGGAGGGTCGTCAGAGCGCGATGAAGATCGTCGTACTTGTCAAGCAGGTGCCGGACTCCGGCGCCGAGCGCAACCTGCGCGCGGACGACAACACCGTCGACCGTGCCTCGGCCAACAACGTCATCAACGAGATGGACGAGTACGCCATCGAGGAGGCGCTGCGGCTGCAGGAGGCGCACGGCGGTGAGGTGACCGTGCTGACCATGGGTCCGGACCGGGCCACCGAGTCGATCCGCAAGGCGCTGTCCATGGGCCCCGACGCGGCCGTGCACGTCCTCGACGACGCCCTCGCCGGCACCGACGCGCTGGGCACCAGCAAGGTGCTCGCCGCCGCGATCAGCGAGCTGGCTCCCGACCTGGTCATCTCCGGCGCCGAGTCGACCGACGCCCGCGGCCAGGTCATGCCGCACATGCTGGCCGAGCGGCTCGGCTTCGCGGCGCTGACCGGCGCGCGCAAGCTCACCGTCGAGGGCTCGCAGCTGACCGTCGAGCGCCAGACCGAGGAGGGGTACGAGGTCGTCACGGCCGCCACCCCCGCGATCGTCAGCGTGTGGGACACCATCAACGAGCCGCGCTACCCGTCCTTCAAGGGCATCATGGCCGCCAAGAAGAAGCCGGTGGCGACCAAGTCGCTGGCCGACCTCGGCGTCGCCGCGGACCAGGTGGGCTGGGCGGGCGCCGCCACCACCGTGCTGTCGCACAGCAAGCGCCCGGCGCGCAGCGCCGGCCAGAAGGTCGCCGACTCCGGTGAGGGCGGCGTCGCGCTGGTCGAGTTCCTGTCGTCCGAGAAGTTCGTCTGAGAGGCTTGCCGACAATGGCTGAGGTTCTGGTAGTCGTCGAGTCCTCCGGCGGCACGGTCAAGAAGGTCACGCTGGAGATGCTGACCCTGGCGCGCTCGCTCGGCGAGCCCGCCGCGGTGGTGCTGGGCGCGCCCGGCACGGCCGCCCCGCTCGTCGACAAGCTCGGCGAGTACGGCGCGACGAAGGTCTACGCGGCCGAGAGCGCCGAGATCGACGAGCACCTGGTCGCGCCCAAGGCGACCGCGCTCGCGCAGCTGGTCAAGGCCGTCTCCCCGGCGGCCGTGCTGATCGGCTCCACCCAGGAGGGCAAGGAGATCGCGGGCCGGCTCGCGGTCAAGCTGGACAACGGCGTGCTCACCGACGTGGTCGAGCTGGCCGCCGACGGCACCGCCACCCAGGTCGCCTTCGCGGGTTCCACCATCGTGAAGTCCAAGGTCACCAAGGGCCTGCCGCTGGTCACCGTACGGCCGAACTCGCTCACGCCCAGCCCCGCCGCGGCCTCGCCGTCGGTGGAGCAGGTCGAGGTCGCGCTCGCCGACACCGACAAGCTGGCCGTGGTCACCAAGCGCGTCGCCGAGGCCAAGGGCGCCCGCCCGGAGCTGACCGAGGCGTCGATCGTCGTCTCCGGCGGCCGCGGTGTCGCGTCGGCGGAGAACTTCAAGATCATTGAGGAGCTGGCCGACCTGCTCGGCGCGGCCGTCGG contains these protein-coding regions:
- a CDS encoding electron transfer flavoprotein subunit beta/FixA family protein, with amino-acid sequence MKIVVLVKQVPDSGAERNLRADDNTVDRASANNVINEMDEYAIEEALRLQEAHGGEVTVLTMGPDRATESIRKALSMGPDAAVHVLDDALAGTDALGTSKVLAAAISELAPDLVISGAESTDARGQVMPHMLAERLGFAALTGARKLTVEGSQLTVERQTEEGYEVVTAATPAIVSVWDTINEPRYPSFKGIMAAKKKPVATKSLADLGVAADQVGWAGAATTVLSHSKRPARSAGQKVADSGEGGVALVEFLSSEKFV
- a CDS encoding electron transfer flavoprotein subunit alpha/FixB family protein; this encodes MAEVLVVVESSGGTVKKVTLEMLTLARSLGEPAAVVLGAPGTAAPLVDKLGEYGATKVYAAESAEIDEHLVAPKATALAQLVKAVSPAAVLIGSTQEGKEIAGRLAVKLDNGVLTDVVELAADGTATQVAFAGSTIVKSKVTKGLPLVTVRPNSLTPSPAAASPSVEQVEVALADTDKLAVVTKRVAEAKGARPELTEASIVVSGGRGVASAENFKIIEELADLLGAAVGASRAATDSGFYPHAFQVGQTGKTVSPQLYIAVGISGAIQHRAGMQTSKTIVAVNKDTEAPIFELADFGVVGDLNQVVPQASEEIRKRR